GCTCATCAGGGTTTTCTGCACCGGGCACTTCTGGGAAATGACTTCCAGGCGCTGGCGCTGCTCTTCCGTCAGAGGCCCCAGCAACCGCAGCTCCTTAGTTACTTCTTCGAGCATTTGGCCCGCCTCTTCGCACTTTTCGCAGTCGTGCTCGTGTACGCGCTGGTGGCTTAGGCGCACTTCAACAGCCTCCAGTGGCCACTTTTTCTGATTGGCGTAGAGGCGTAGCGTAATGGCGGTGCAGGCCCCCAGGGCACTCAGCAACAAATCGTAGGGCGTAGGGCCGTGGTCCTGCCCGCCTACTTCCACGGGCTCATCAATGATATAGGTGTGACGTCCGGCCTGCACATCCGCCTGCAGGGCATCGGCGCCAACGCGCACCAGCACGTGTTTGTCAAGTAACATAAAATGTGCTTTTAGCTGCGGCCCGCAACTACTGCCGGGCTTCGAAGAGAAAAGATAGGTAATTCCGCATACTTTACCCCGCCCGGCCCTGCGCCCGACTACCGGCCGTCGTGGGTAGGCGGCAGATCAAGGTCGAAGCGAATGTCGCGCATGCACCGGAAATGTCCCTGTGGGCACTTGGCGTAGCCGATTTTGGAGCAGGGCCGGCACGGCAGGCCAGGCACTTCCAGCACTCTGAACTCGGTACGATACGGGTACATGCCAAACTCGGGCACGGTATTGCCCCACACGCTGAATATTTCCTTGCGAAAGGCCGCGGCAATGTGCATCAGACCCGTATCGTGGCTGACGACCAGTTGGGCTTGCCGCACCAGGGAGGCCGACTGATTCAGCGAATACCGCCCGCAGGCGTTGTAAACCGGTGCGGTGGCAAGATTGTAAGTCGGGGAGTTTTCCAGAGCCTGCTCCACGATGTGGCCGGTGCTTTCGTCTTCGGGGCCACCGAGCAGCACGACGGGGCGGCCGAGTTGGGCGCAGAGCTCAATGATTCGCTCGGTGGGCAGACGCTTGGTAGCATGCTGGGCCCCGATGGCGAAGGCCACGTAGCCGCGCTGAAATCCGGCCGGCAGCGTAGCCAGGTCAACTTCGTCCTGGGGCGGAATGAAGTAATCCAAGCCCTGCCGGTCGTCTTGCACGCCCAACGGGGCAGCGGCAGCCAAATAGCGCTCCACAATATGCACCCGGGGCAAGACGTCCATCTTGGCATTGACCAGCAGCCACTTCTGCCAGTTAAGCTTATCAAAGCTGGCCGACTTGACGCCCAGGCGCAGCTTCAGAATACTGGTGCGCAGGTTGTTGTGCAAATCCACCACGAAGTCGAACTGCTCCTGCTTGAGTTCGGCTACCAGCTCGGCCAGGGAACCGGTGAGGTAGTGCGCCTTGTCCACGTACGGGTTGGGCTCGATGATGCTGCGGTAGGCGGGCTTGGTACAATAGTGCACCTGGGCGCCAGGCACCTGCTGCTTTAGGGCCCGCACCACGGGCGTCGTCAGCACAATGTCGCCGATGGAGGAAAAGCGCAGAACCAGAATCTTCATAGGAGCTACTCACGGCTGCCCAACCAAGGCAGCCCAGGCTATTACCCAAACAGGGAGTCTTTGTATTCCAGGGGCGGCTTGATGTTGGCTTTGCGCTCGGCAAAGTACGCCGCCATTTCCTCGGCACTCAGGGCATTGAAGGTCATGTCCTTGGTCAGACCACCCTTGCGGCCCATCATTACGCCGTAGCGCATGTCGGCGTAGCCGTCAGTATGGTGGGCATCGGGGTTGATGCTGAGCTTCACGCCCTGGTCGAGGGCGTAGCGCACCCAGCGCCAGTCCAGATCCAGGCGCCAGGGGTTGGAGTTGATTTCGATAATAACCCCGTGCTGGGCGCAGGCGTCGATAATGGCTTTATGGTTGATGGGGTAGCCTTCACGCCGCAGCAAGAGCCGGCCCGTGGGGTGACCCAACATGGTGGTATACGGGTTGGCAATGGCCCGCAACAACCGCTCGGTGGCTTTGCGCTCGTCCATGCGCAGGTTGCTGTGCACCGAGGCCACGATGAAGTCGAACGACTCGAGCACGTTGTTGGAGTAGTCCAGGTTGCCATCGCCGAGAATGTCGCTCTCGATGCCTTTGAAGATGCGGAACGGGGCCAGCTCCTGGTTGAGCTGGTCGATTTCGCGCTGCTGCTGCCGCACCCGCTCGGGGCTGAGGCCATTGGCGTAGTGGGCTGCCTGCGAATGGTCGCAAATACCGAGGTACTCGTAGCCCTGGTCGCGCAGGAACTCGGCCATCTGGCGCAGGGTGTGGGCCCCGTCGGAGTAGGTGCTGTGGTTGTGCAAGGAGCCGCGCAGATCTTCGTCGGTGAGCAGCGCGGGCAGCTTTTTCTCCTGGGCCAGGGCCACTTCGCCGAGGCCTTCGCGCAGCTCGGGCTCCACGTACTGCAAACCGGCCTTCTCGTAAATGGCCGTTTCCTGGTAGAACTTCTCCCGCTTCACCAGTTGCCGCAACGAGCCGGCCCGCGGGTCGGCCAGAGGTTCTGACAAGTGGGCTTCGGCGGCCGAGTGCAGGAACAGCTGGTTGACAAAGTCTTCCTTGCTGACCAGGTACACCTCAACTTTGACGCCCGAAGCCGTAGCTGTGCCGCGCCAGGCAAACGGGCCGGAACGCCGGGCATCAGCGGTGAGGCCGTCCAGGGCGTTTAGCAGCTCGTGGGCCTGCCGGGGCTGGGCCGTGGCGGCTACCAGCGTTACGGTTTCCACGATTTCGAGGCGGCGGCGCACTTCTCCGGCCACGGCTACCGAGTCGGTGCGCAGGGTTTCGCGCAGGCGGCGGGCCAGGTCGTCGGCCAACTCCTCGGCCTGTGGGTAGAGCACCTTGCCTTGGCTTTCCTGATTGAATTCCAGGGCGGCCAGAATCGTATCCTGGGTCTTTTTGCCGAAGCCTTTGAGCTTGCTTACTTCATCCCGCTCGGCGGCGTCGCGCAGCTGCTCGGGGCTTTCCACACCCAGCTCCCGCCACAGTACCCGGATTTTCTTGGGCCCGATGCCTTTGATGTTGAGCATTTCGACCACCCCGGGCGGCGTTATTTCCAGCAGCTTGCGCAACTCCTCAAACGTGCCCGTATCGAGCATTTCGGCCACTTTGGCGGCGGCCGTCTTACTCAGGCCGGTCCGGTCGGGCAGGCCGGTGCGGTCCATGTCGGCCACGGGCAGCTCCAGGCGCTCCAAGGTAGCGGCCGTGCCTTCGTAAGCACGGATTTTGAACGGGTTTTCGTCGTGCAGCTCCATGAGCGACGCGGCGAGGCGAAAGGCACGGATGAGGGCGCGGTTATCCACTTGATTTTTAATTGCTAGTTGGTAGTGGTCAGTTGTTAGCTGGTTTGCTCAACTGCCGAAACGGACAACGAGTAACCAACACCTAACAACTAAACCCTAGGAGCAGCGGCCCACCAAAGGTACGGGCCAAAGTCGTACATTCGCTCCTACGGGCCATTTCCGGGCCCGGACGACCTTTTGTTCAACTTTCCTTTGCTTGGTATGCGCGTCCTGCTGTTGTTGGCTTCTATGAGTTTGTTTTTGTTGGCCGGTACCTGCAATACCAACTCCCGCGCCTCGTCGCCCGAGCTCAAGCGCCTGGAAGGCACCTGGCTGCACGCCCACGAGGAAGACCAGGGTGAGGTGCGTGTGTACCGCCCCAACACCTACGCATTTCCGCCTTCCCGCGGCCGGACAGGGTTCCAGTTCGACCACAACGGGCTGTTTACCCAGTACGACATTGCCCCCACCGACGGGCTGGAAGGCCGCAAAGGACAGTGGAAATCCGAAGGCTCCAACGTCGTGCGCATCAGCCTCGACGACAAAAAGGACCCCGACTACAAGCTCGAAATCGTGTCCCTGGAGAATGGCGTGCTCAAAGTAAAACGCGTTGAATAACGCCCGACATGCAACCTTAGGGTCCTTTATACCATCTGATCTATATTCCTGGTTTTCCTACGTTATCCAATGCTGCGTCGCCTCGCCTTCTTATTAGCTCTACCCTTGCTGCTCGGCAGCTGTGATAAAGAATCCGACACGGCGGCTCCCGTCGTAAGCCAGACTACGTTTGAAGCCCAGATTCAGGGCCGGGGCTGGCTCGAATCGTGGGAGGAAGAGCAGCCCGGCAGCGACATCAAGGTATTCCGGCCCGAAACGGCAACCTTCCCGGCTTCCTGGCCCCGCAACGGCTTCCGGTTCGAGGCCGACGGCGTATTCATCGGGCGCGGCCCCTCGCCGACCGACGGGGTGGCCGTGTACCCGGGCCGGTGGCTGCTGGTGGGCAACCAGACGTTCCGCATCACGCCCAGCGGCCAAAGCAACAGCTACGGTTTGCAGGTGGTGTCCCTGGAAAACGACATCCTTAAAATTCGTCGGGTCGAGTAACCCGCGGCCCGATTAGGATAAAAAGCCCGGCAAAAGCTGAACTGAAGTTTTTTCAGTCTTCTTTTGCCGGGCTTTTCCATTTGCTTTCCGCTTTGCTTTCATGAATTACTGGCTCGTAAAATCAGAACCCAGCGCCTATTCCTGGCTCGACTTCACCCGCGACGGCCGCACCGACTGGACCGGGGTGCGCAACTTTCAGGCCCGCAACTGCCTGCAGCAGATGCAGCCCGGCGACTTGGTGCTGTTTTACCACAGCATGACCGAAAAGGCCGTGGTAGGCATTGCCGAGGTGAGTGCCGCTGCCGCCCCCGACGCTACCGCCGAAGCCGGCAGCGGCTGGGTGGCCGTGGAGCTGCGCCCCCAGCAGGCCCTGCCCCGGCCCGTCACCCTGGCCCAGATCAAGCAAGACAGCCGCCTGACCCAGATTGGCCTGCTGCGCCAGTCGCGCCTGAGCGTGATGCCGCTGCGGCCCGAGGAGTTTGACATCCTGCTGGAGCTCGGCAGCTAACTTCGGCAGGTTATACCTGACTAAGCCTGGTGCCTTTAGAGGTGGCCAGGCTTTTTTGTGGCGGTGAACAGAAAATCCGACGCGGGGTGTTGTGTGGAAAAGCGCCGGCTTGTGCATCAGTTTGCACACAGGACGTGACTATCTGTAGCCTTCCTCGTATCTTCCATGTGCTGCTGCCGTCACGGGCAGGCCGCACCTCACCGACTATGAAACAACCCCTACTCTGTCTGCTTCTGCTACTCTGGAGTTTGCTGCCGGGCCGGGCCGGGGCCCAGCAAGCACCTGTGGATGCTCCCCGCCAAACAACCCGCATGGAGCTGCCCCTACAGTCTTACACCAGTGACGTGCAGGTGCTGGCTATTCCCGAAGACAGCAGCGTGGTGCTGCTCATCGAGCGCGACGCCAAGGTTGTCGGCCCTAGCACCTTTAAGTTTCAGAAGCTGGATAAGGAACTCAACACCCGTTGGGAAAAGCCACTGGAAGTGCCCGAACGGTTTAATCTGGCCGAAATCTGCAACGAAGGCACCACGGTTTATGCCCTGTACCAGGATGGCTATTTGAGTTCCAAACTCTGGATTGCGGCCCTGAACAGCCGCACGGGCGAAATTAGGACCACTACCTACGACACCAAGCTGCCCCACTCCATATACGGCGTGCAGGCCCTGGAAGGCAACCTGTTCGTCACGGTGCAAGTAGAGCAACACCTCACGGTGCTACTGCTTAAGCTGCAGTCGGGCGAGTTTCAGTTTCTGCCGACGGTATACGAGCCCCTGGAAAATCAGCTTACTTTCAAGGCCGACTCCATCGCCAACCAGGTGAAGTTTGTGGTGAGCCAGAACAATGGGGTAAAATCCCGGCTGCAGGTTAAGCAGATTTCGCCCCAGGGCAAGCTGCTGCGCAGCGAGTTTGTGCAAGCCGAAAGCAACCGCAGCCTGCTTACGGCCCAGCTCAGCCCCGGCGACTCTACCAGCCGGCTGATGACGGGCACCTACGCCCTGCGCGACATACGCTATTCCCAGGGCCTGTTTGCCACCGACCTCACCCAGCCCCTGACGCCCAGCGGTACCCGGCCGTCGTTGCGCTTCTACGACTTTCTGAACCTGAAGCACTTCTTCGATTTTATGAGTCCCAACCGGCAGGCCCGGCTGCGGCAGCGCGGTGCCCGCCGCCTGGCCGCCGACCGCGAGTTTCGCCTGCACTACCGCCTGCTCATGCACGACTTGTTGCCCAGCTCCGAGGGCTACGTGCTGGTAGCTGAAATCTACGTTCCGCACTACCGCTACAACAACTATGGCTTTGCCTTTGCGGGAGCGCCGCGCAACCTGGATGGCTACCGTACCACGCATGCCATCATCTGCGGCTTCGACCGGCGCGGCAACCTCTTGTGGGATAACACCTTCGTTCTGAAAGACGTGGAGCGCTACACCCTCCAGGAAACTGTGCGCGTCCGGCCCCTGGCCGACGGCCGCCGCTACGCCCTGGCGTATATCGATGACCACGACATTCGCTACAAAATCGTGGACCGCACGGCCGCCTCACCCAACGACCTGCATGTGCAGGTGCTCACCACGCTTAAGCCGGGCCTTAAGGAAAAGCCGACCAGCACCAGCCAGTCCGATGTACTGGCCTGGTACGGCGGCCGCTTCCTGGCCTTCGGCTACCAGCACGTGCGGGCACCCAACTGGAGCGGCCGGGATGTCTTCTTTATCAATACGGTAGATTTCGATTAAAGCCAACAGCTGGGCCGGGGCTGCGTATGGAGAGGGCACTTTGTTCTTTTTGCCTTTTTTTACGCTATGAAAAACCGACTCCTGACCCTGTGGGTACTTGTGGTGTTGCTGGCCGCCAGCAGCTGCCGCACCAGTGGCCCGGGCACTCCCGCCCGCACCGTGGCCGAATTCTTCAACAAATACGAAAACCGCTCCGGCTTCAAAGCTACCGACTGGTCGGCGGGCCTGACCACCCGCCTGCTGCTCCTGAAACTGGGCAACCTGGGCGGCGACAACGAACTGACCCAGGCCATATCGTCGGTGCGCAGCGTGAAGGTGCTTACCTTCTCTCCCACGTCGAATAGTGCTCGCGAGCTGGTGGCCGAGGGCCTGACCAAGGAGGTAGACGGTTTGCTGGCCAATGAGCGGTACACGCCTCTGCCCGTCACGGCGGAGGCAGGCACCACGGTGATGCGCTACTCGACCCGGCAGCAGGGTGATAAGGTGAAGGAAGTAGTGGCTACCGGCAACGTGCAGGGTGCCCCCGAGTCGTTTATGCTCGTGGCCATTTCCGGCGACTTCACCCAAGACCAGGTCAATAAGCTGGTAAAATTCCTGCCCAGCGTCAGCGGGGAGCTGTCCAAATAGATTCTTGTCTCTAGTCCTGAAAAAGGCCGCCCGATTACCGGGCGGCCTTTTTTTGTGGCACTACAGCCAGGAGCGGCAAAATCTAACGATGCCGTTATGTGCTGTACTTTATCTTCCTAATGTTGAATTAGCGCAAGTATTGCGCCTCTATAACCATTAAGACTTATGACTTGGAAAGTACAACTAGGCTGGCTGCTATTACTGCTCTTCTTGGGCCTAAACACGGCCCGGGCTCAGGGAAACAAAATCGAAATCGGCCATATCGACAGCCTGACTTCGAAGGTGCTTCAGGAAAAGCGCGGCATCTGGATCTACGTGCCACCTGCGCCAGCCGAACCCGGCTACGCGCCCAAGCGCTACCCCGTGCTTTTCTTGCTGGATGGCGACTGGCATTTCCCGTACGTCACGGCCCTGAATCAGCAGCTTAGCACCGTGAATGGCCTGGGCGTTTGCCCGGAAATGATAGTCGTCGGGATTCCGCATCCTTACCCCACCCGCACCCGTGACCTGACGCCCACGCACTCGACCAAGCGCTGGAACGGGGCCGAAGACCGCACGCTAAGCTCGTCGGGCGGCGGTGAAAAATTCTTGGCGTTTCTGGAAACCGAGTTGCTGCCCTATATCGACGCGAAGTATCCCACGGTGCCCTACCGGCTGCTGGTAGGCCACTCCCTGGGCGGCTTGGCCGTGTTAAACACGCTGGCAACCAAGCCCAAGCTATTTAATGCATACCTAGCCATTGAGCCCAGCCTGTGGTGGGACAATACCCTGGTGCTGAAGAAGCTGGAAGCCGCCATGCAGCAGCACAAGTTTACCGGGCAAAAGCTGTTTCTGGCCGTGGCCCACACCGAAAAGCCTGGCCTTGATACCACCCAGGTTCGGCGCGATACTACCGGCAGCACGCGGCACACCCGCACCAACCTGGCCTTGGTTGACCTGCTGCGGAGACGGAAACCGGGTGCCTTGGCGTGGCAGTGGAAATATTATCCCCGCGAAACTCACTTCTCCGTGTCGCTCCTGACCGAATACAATGCGCTGCACGCCTTTTTCCAGCATAAGCAATTAGCCCTGCCTACTTCCATCACCGACCCAAGCTTCACAGTGGCGGCCGTGCAGCGGCATTACGCACAGGTTCCGCAGCAGTATGGTTACACGGTGCTACCGCCGGAGGAAACCCTGAATATGTATGCCTGGGGCTACATGCAGCAAAAGCTCTGGGATAAGGCGTACCAGTTTTTCCAGTTCAACCTCAAAAACTACCCACAGAGCTATAATGCCCACACCAGCCTAGCCGCTTACTACGAAGCGCGCAACGACAAGGCCAAAGCCCTGCAGTACTACACCGCTGCCCTGCGCCTTCAGGACCTCCCCGAAGCCCGGCAGAAAATAGCGGAGCTCCAGAGCTCCTCGGCTAAACCTTAGTCCATAAAAAAAGGGCCTCACCAGTCGGTGAGGCCCTTTTAACTGTAGCAGCAAGCCAGAATTACATGGAAGGCTGCGGCAGCGCGAAGAACTCGAACTTGAACTCGACGCGGCGGTTTTTCGACATGCCGTCTTTCGAGGTGTTCGGCGCGGCGGGTTCACCCTCGCCACGGCCTTCGGTCACGACGCGGCTGCCTTCGACCTGTTTGCCAGTGAAGTAACGCTTCACCGACTCGGCGCGGCGCTCCGACAGACCCTGGTTGTACTCGTCGGTGCCGCGGCTGTCGGCGTGGCCGATGATGCGGATACCGTACTCGGGGCGCGTCTTCAGCGCTTCGACCATCTTGTTCAGGGCCGGGTACGAGCTACGCTCGATGACGGTGCTGTTGGTTTTGAAGCGCACGGGCACTTCCAGCTTCCGCAGGGCGGGGTCAACTACCAAGGGGCAGCCGTTGGCATCCACGCGGGTACCGGCCGGGGTGTTGGGGCACTTATCCACGTTGTCGAGCACCCCGTCGTTGTCCTGGTCGAGCACCAGCGGGCAGCCGTTGGCATCTACCTGCGTACCGGCGGGCGTGTCGGGGCACTTATCGTTGGGGTCAGCTACGCCGTCCTTGTCCGTATCGGGGCAGCCGCGCATCTGGGCCGTACCGGGGGTATCGGGGCAGGCGTCGTCGCCGTCGCGCACACCGTCGTTGTCACGGTCGGGGCAGCCTTCCAGCGTGGTCAGGCCCTTCTCGGTGGGGCACTTGTCCTGGTAATCTGGAACACCGTCGCCGTCGCCATCAAGCGGGCAGCCTTTCTCATCTACGGCCACACCGGTGGGCGTGTCAGGGCATTTGTCTTTGCGGTCAGATACGCCGTCACCGTCCGTATCCTTGGCTTTGCCGAAAGCTACAGTCAGACCTACAGTGTGCTGCAGGTAGCGGTCATCAATTTTGTTATCGTCGCGAATTGGCTCCCCATCTAGGTTGGCGTTCAGCGGAATGTGCTGGCCGGTCTGCACAAACAAGCCCACGGCGTCGCTGAGGCGGAAGTTGATACCAGCCGCGCCAAACGCGTCGAAATACGTCTTATCCTCATCAATGCGGCCGCCGCGCACCAAGCCTTCGCGGCTGGTGTAGGCAATGCCCGGGGCTACGAGCAGGTAGGGCTGAATGCGGGCGTCTTCCTTCAGGGCCCAGCCGTTGTTAAGCTTCAGCTTGAGGGCCAGGTTCACGTTCACCACGTTGGTATTGAAAAACGTGGCGGCGCTCTGGGTGCCCTTCAATTCTACATAAGCACCCTGCAGGCCCAGGTCGAGGCCGGGCGTGAGGTAGCGGTTGATGCTGATGCCGGGACCATACTGGTTGTTGCTCCAGTTCCAGAAGTCGGAGCCGAGGCTACCCTTATACTGATACGCGCTGCCGTACAGGCTGATGGCCGTTTTGCGGTCAGCCGTCTGCGCGTGCCCATCGGGGGCCGCCGCCAGCAGCGTCAGTCCCAGGGCGAGAGAAGAGGTTAGAGAACGTTTCATGAGAACGGATTTGGGTGACAAAAACGCCAGTTAGCAGGGTCGCAAACTGGCGCGACGCCGCAAACATAGGTACCGAACTATACTTTTCGAATGCGAGAAGGTTGTCCTGCCCAGCTGCTTTTTCGCCAAAAAGGCCCCTGGCGTCCTCCTTTCTACCTGCTTTTCAAGGACTCCGGGCCGCGCATCTTTTTTGTAACAAATCCCTATATTTTAATTTTTCAAGGAAGTTATAAACGCAAAAAGAGCCGCCCGGAGTACGGGCGGCTCTTGTGGACCCAATGCTGGCAATAGCCAAAATCTAGCGTCGGGCTTCGCGCATCAGGCGCTCGATGTCGTCGGCTTCGAGCGGGATGTTCTTCATCAAATCCTCGTTGCCGGTTTTGGTGATGAGAATGTCGTTTTCGAGGCGGATGCCCAGGCCTTCCTCCCGGATGTAGATGCCCGGCTCGCAGGTATACACCATGCCGGGCTCAAACACGCGGTACTTGGCGCCCACATCATGCACGTCGAGGCCCAGGTAGTGGCTGGTGCCGTGCATGAAGTATTTCTTGTAGAGCGGGGCGGCCGGGTCCTGGTTCTTGACGTCATTCTCGTTGAGCAAATCGAGCTTGATAAGCTCCTGCTCCATCGTGCGGCCCACTTCGGCGTGGTAATCCTCGATGTTGTTGCCGGCCACCAGGCGGGAGGTGGCGTGTTTCATAACGCGCAGCACGGCCTCGTACACATCGCGCTGGCGCTTGGTGAAGGTGCCGTTCACGGGGATGGAGCGCGACAGGTCGGCGGCGTAGTTAGCAAACTCGGCACCGAAGTCCATCAGCAGCACGTCGCCGTCGTTGCACTCCCGGTCGTTGCTTACATAGTGCAGAATGCAAGCGTTGGCACCCGAGGCAATGATGCTGCCGTAGGCCGGGCCACGGCTGCGGTTGCGCACGAACTCATGCAGAATTTCGGCTTCAATCTCGTATTCCCACACCCCGGGCTGCACAAACCCGAGCAGGCGGCGAAACGCTTTTTCGGTAATATCGGCGGCTTCGCGCATCAGCCGAATTTCCTCCTCGCTCTTGATAGCGCGCAGCTGATGCATGATGGGCGCCACGCGACGGTACTGGTGCAGCGGGTACTGGGCGCGCAGCTTTGTACCGAGGCGGGCGTCGCGGGTTTCCACCTCCACCACGGCCCGGATATGTTCATTGGAATTGAGGTACACGTTTTCGGCCTCGTTCATCAGAGCCGGCAGCACGGTTTCGAACGAGTCGAGCCACATGATGGTGCGCACCCCCGACTGGGCCCGGGCGTCGTCCTTGGTCAGCTTGTAGCCTTCCCAGACCAAGATATGCTCACTGGTTTCCTTTAGGAACAGGATTTCGCGGTACTGGGGCAGCTTGGCGTCGGGGAAAATTACCAGGATGCTTTCTTCCTGATCGACACCAGAGAGGTAGAACAGGTCGTTGTTCTGGCGAAAGGCCATGGTGCCGTCGGCGTTGGTCGGCATCACGTCGTTGGAGTGGAAAATGGCCAGCGACGCCTGGGGCAGCTGCTGAACGAAATTGCG
Above is a genomic segment from Hymenobacter cellulosivorans containing:
- a CDS encoding alpha/beta hydrolase-fold protein yields the protein MTWKVQLGWLLLLLFLGLNTARAQGNKIEIGHIDSLTSKVLQEKRGIWIYVPPAPAEPGYAPKRYPVLFLLDGDWHFPYVTALNQQLSTVNGLGVCPEMIVVGIPHPYPTRTRDLTPTHSTKRWNGAEDRTLSSSGGGEKFLAFLETELLPYIDAKYPTVPYRLLVGHSLGGLAVLNTLATKPKLFNAYLAIEPSLWWDNTLVLKKLEAAMQQHKFTGQKLFLAVAHTEKPGLDTTQVRRDTTGSTRHTRTNLALVDLLRRRKPGALAWQWKYYPRETHFSVSLLTEYNALHAFFQHKQLALPTSITDPSFTVAAVQRHYAQVPQQYGYTVLPPEETLNMYAWGYMQQKLWDKAYQFFQFNLKNYPQSYNAHTSLAAYYEARNDKAKALQYYTAALRLQDLPEARQKIAELQSSSAKP
- a CDS encoding OsmC family protein, whose translation is MLLDKHVLVRVGADALQADVQAGRHTYIIDEPVEVGGQDHGPTPYDLLLSALGACTAITLRLYANQKKWPLEAVEVRLSHQRVHEHDCEKCEEAGQMLEEVTKELRLLGPLTEEQRQRLEVISQKCPVQKTLMSGLRIVTRLVPETEFLSS
- a CDS encoding DUF4252 domain-containing protein; the protein is MKNRLLTLWVLVVLLAASSCRTSGPGTPARTVAEFFNKYENRSGFKATDWSAGLTTRLLLLKLGNLGGDNELTQAISSVRSVKVLTFSPTSNSARELVAEGLTKEVDGLLANERYTPLPVTAEAGTTVMRYSTRQQGDKVKEVVATGNVQGAPESFMLVAISGDFTQDQVNKLVKFLPSVSGELSK
- a CDS encoding aminopeptidase P N-terminal domain-containing protein, giving the protein MRYGPIDPQLFIQNRRNFVQQLPQASLAIFHSNDVMPTNADGTMAFRQNNDLFYLSGVDQEESILVIFPDAKLPQYREILFLKETSEHILVWEGYKLTKDDARAQSGVRTIMWLDSFETVLPALMNEAENVYLNSNEHIRAVVEVETRDARLGTKLRAQYPLHQYRRVAPIMHQLRAIKSEEEIRLMREAADITEKAFRRLLGFVQPGVWEYEIEAEILHEFVRNRSRGPAYGSIIASGANACILHYVSNDRECNDGDVLLMDFGAEFANYAADLSRSIPVNGTFTKRQRDVYEAVLRVMKHATSRLVAGNNIEDYHAEVGRTMEQELIKLDLLNENDVKNQDPAAPLYKKYFMHGTSHYLGLDVHDVGAKYRVFEPGMVYTCEPGIYIREEGLGIRLENDILITKTGNEDLMKNIPLEADDIERLMREARR
- a CDS encoding OmpA family protein, with amino-acid sequence MKRSLTSSLALGLTLLAAAPDGHAQTADRKTAISLYGSAYQYKGSLGSDFWNWSNNQYGPGISINRYLTPGLDLGLQGAYVELKGTQSAATFFNTNVVNVNLALKLKLNNGWALKEDARIQPYLLVAPGIAYTSREGLVRGGRIDEDKTYFDAFGAAGINFRLSDAVGLFVQTGQHIPLNANLDGEPIRDDNKIDDRYLQHTVGLTVAFGKAKDTDGDGVSDRKDKCPDTPTGVAVDEKGCPLDGDGDGVPDYQDKCPTEKGLTTLEGCPDRDNDGVRDGDDACPDTPGTAQMRGCPDTDKDGVADPNDKCPDTPAGTQVDANGCPLVLDQDNDGVLDNVDKCPNTPAGTRVDANGCPLVVDPALRKLEVPVRFKTNSTVIERSSYPALNKMVEALKTRPEYGIRIIGHADSRGTDEYNQGLSERRAESVKRYFTGKQVEGSRVVTEGRGEGEPAAPNTSKDGMSKNRRVEFKFEFFALPQPSM
- a CDS encoding helix-hairpin-helix domain-containing protein — protein: MDNRALIRAFRLAASLMELHDENPFKIRAYEGTAATLERLELPVADMDRTGLPDRTGLSKTAAAKVAEMLDTGTFEELRKLLEITPPGVVEMLNIKGIGPKKIRVLWRELGVESPEQLRDAAERDEVSKLKGFGKKTQDTILAALEFNQESQGKVLYPQAEELADDLARRLRETLRTDSVAVAGEVRRRLEIVETVTLVAATAQPRQAHELLNALDGLTADARRSGPFAWRGTATASGVKVEVYLVSKEDFVNQLFLHSAAEAHLSEPLADPRAGSLRQLVKREKFYQETAIYEKAGLQYVEPELREGLGEVALAQEKKLPALLTDEDLRGSLHNHSTYSDGAHTLRQMAEFLRDQGYEYLGICDHSQAAHYANGLSPERVRQQQREIDQLNQELAPFRIFKGIESDILGDGNLDYSNNVLESFDFIVASVHSNLRMDERKATERLLRAIANPYTTMLGHPTGRLLLRREGYPINHKAIIDACAQHGVIIEINSNPWRLDLDWRWVRYALDQGVKLSINPDAHHTDGYADMRYGVMMGRKGGLTKDMTFNALSAEEMAAYFAERKANIKPPLEYKDSLFG
- a CDS encoding EVE domain-containing protein, whose product is MNYWLVKSEPSAYSWLDFTRDGRTDWTGVRNFQARNCLQQMQPGDLVLFYHSMTEKAVVGIAEVSAAAAPDATAEAGSGWVAVELRPQQALPRPVTLAQIKQDSRLTQIGLLRQSRLSVMPLRPEEFDILLELGS
- a CDS encoding glycosyltransferase family 9 protein, translated to MKILVLRFSSIGDIVLTTPVVRALKQQVPGAQVHYCTKPAYRSIIEPNPYVDKAHYLTGSLAELVAELKQEQFDFVVDLHNNLRTSILKLRLGVKSASFDKLNWQKWLLVNAKMDVLPRVHIVERYLAAAAPLGVQDDRQGLDYFIPPQDEVDLATLPAGFQRGYVAFAIGAQHATKRLPTERIIELCAQLGRPVVLLGGPEDESTGHIVEQALENSPTYNLATAPVYNACGRYSLNQSASLVRQAQLVVSHDTGLMHIAAAFRKEIFSVWGNTVPEFGMYPYRTEFRVLEVPGLPCRPCSKIGYAKCPQGHFRCMRDIRFDLDLPPTHDGR